The Humulus lupulus chromosome 7, drHumLupu1.1, whole genome shotgun sequence region tttgacGATAGGTATAAACCGTCCACACCGTACCGCACTACACTACACTTTGCGGTGCGGTTTATGTggtttgaggtctatgcggtgcaggttgcggtttggaaaattattcaaaccgcatatgcggtgcggtccaaaaaattagagaaaaaccacaCCACCTGCACCACGAACACCCTAGTTTTGGACTGTATGAATTTTTGATGTTCGAGTTGTGTTTCTGTCTTACTTTCATTTTTGCATTAATTAGTATGGTTGGGGTTGGCCTATTTATTAGTTTCTTTATCGATGGAAGCTTTTAATATTTGtttcattttctttcaaaatTCATCAGCTGAGGAAATCTATTTTGTGGTTGGATCTATTGTGATTTATGAAGAGGCTATGgtctagataattaattaaaatacaattGGTGTTATATAGTGTTTTCCTTTGGCATGCAAGTAATCAAATCACTTTTATTTATACATTAATTAGAATTAATGAAaagtaaaatttgaatttttttttcttgtacaTTTTTGGGTTaatgaaaagaaaaattaatcactacaccaaatacccatttccataacacatgaatataatactaataaaaaagtattatgaaaaAGTATTGTATTGGGAACTTAATGAAAAAATGGGCGGTAATTTATTTAGCCATCCCGccacttagcttttttttttcatttcctcCAACATTTCTTCAACAAAGAACAGAGACCCATTTCTTCGGCTGGGTACGGTCTCCAAACTACTCACTCTCTTAAATCTCCTCCTTCGCTcaaatctcctctctctctctctctctcgtctttctctttctctctgtcaACCCGTTTCCAGTCATTGGGCTTCTCGGATTCGTTCTTCTCTTCGATCTTAGCAAGCCAGGTAAGTATTTAGTTGTAGATGTTAGATTTATCAGCTTGAATCTCATAGAATCTATAAAATCTgtgattttcaaaattaatttttgattTTGCATATTGCTGGGGTTTTTTTGCATGAAGCATCTACAAGAACAAAGGTAATAACATATGGTGTGGTTGACGATGCGAGGCTGGAAATGGGGCTGGGTTTGAAGCTTAGAGCTAGGTTGAAGTTTGAGGGTTGGTTAATTTGCAGAGAAAGGGCCGAGAAGAAAGGGAGAGAggtagtttgatatatgtatatattaattagatttatctttattaaaataaatgtttaaatatgattttcttcttctttgaatCATATTATTGTGTTGGGATTCTCTAGAATGTTATTTGCCGAAAaagtttgaatttgaatttgagatTTGTTCCTTGAATTACTTTTCAATAAGTAATGCCCATAAACTGTTCGGCGAAATGTGTGTTAGAGGGACATTGCTATTTCAATACTGCTCAATAAACATAGGTCTGTGTGgatgtgttttgtttagatagaAGAATTGAGAAGCAAAGGGCTGGAACCGTATGCATATAAGTGGGACATGACTCACTCTGCTAATCAGTTGCAAGAGACttataaaaatttagaaaatggCGAAGAAATGAATGGTGAGCAAGACAATGTATCAATAGCTGGAAGAATTGTGGCTCGTCGAGCATTTGGAAAGCTTGCATTTGTCACTCTAAGAGATGATTCTGGGACAATTCAGGTATCCCCACCTCAGCTTTCTGTCCTTACAATGATCTTGCCATCTCATTGTTAGATGGATACTTATAATAAAGaaacaaatataataataagATGTGATTAGGTGGTTTAGTTCTTAAAAGCATGTCTATTTTATGGGATGCTTGATCTAAAATATATAAGTtagttacctttttttttttttaaaaatggggTGTTTTCCAAAGTTTGTAAATTTTGGTGAGTAAGGATGGTTTCTTCATAAACTTTCTATAAATCTTTGCTCACATTTAGTATGGAAGAATCCTCACTCAAGTTGTTCAATGTTTGAAACAGCTTTATTGTGAAAAGGCCAGATTTTTAAGTGATCAGTTTGACGAGCTTAAGAATCTTGTTGATATTGGTGACATACTTGGTGCAAGTGGCTCAATTAAGCGAATTGAGAAAGGCAAGTACTAAAAAAATTTATCTTTTGCACCTATTTGCGATTAGGTGCTGATTGTTGAATTTATAGGTACTTCTGGGTGAAGCTATTCTTACCCTATTTGTATTGGAAGCTATTTAGATAAACCAATGCCATTTATAAAAAACGCCATTGGCTTTGACTGGCTTCTTACTTTTTTTGTTATTTCCCTTTGAGGTGAGAAACTAATTGAacttatttctttgtttctttaggGGAGCTTTCTGTCTATGTGAACTCTTTTGCAATTCTTACAAAATCTCTACTGCCCTTGCCAGACAAATATCATGGTCTAACTCATGTGGATAAGCGTTACCGGCAACGGCAAGTTGAGTTTTCTGTTTCTTTTTCACAGTTTGAGTGAGAGTGTCTCTTATGGGAAATAACAAATTGTTTTCTACTAGATGATGATAGCCCACGATTCGTTGCAGTGGTTCTTGCAAAAGACTTGTCTAAATggctttttaaataaaatatatattttttggggtATACTTGGTTATAAGTGaactttcttttcttttaaaggTACATTGATATCATTTCCAATCCTGAAGTAGCTGATGTATTTCGGAAGAGAGAAAAGGTAAGTTAGGCTGAGGAGTAATTAAAGACCTTTTAGTTATTTAAAGtatatgttctttccagaaataatatttttattaacttgAGGACCTTAGAACTATCTTACATGATTGCTTCAAGTGTACTTCGCTTCTGATGAAGTATTTGAATAGACAAAAATAACATTAAATGACCTTTCCTGAGTTGAAGCACGGTTCAttggatttatttttaaaaaaaaaaaggttacagGGTTATAATTTCTATATTAAGTTCCTTAATAGCATTAACACTTGAGGAGATAATTTATTTATGCAAGTTATGATATTTTATCTTTCTTTTGAACAAATTTGCTCTAAATACTAGAGTGCTTACGGTGGTTGAATGTATTTAGAAATTATGGAGTTGTTGAAAACTTGAGCAAAAGAAGGATGGTATACCAAGTTGTTTCTAGTATGGGCATTTTGAAGTATACATATATAAAGTCAATATTATTCCCTAGATAGAGTGGTTGAGGCATCTTGCTGTTTATACATTAAAGATGTTTTGCTATAGAAATCCTATAATtgacatttttatagaaatatcttttttcttaaaagagaaattggttgatttaattgtttccttttattataattttcggaaatatttgttttccttttattataattttcggaaatatttgttttccttttattataattttcggaaatagttgttttcctttattatatttttcggatttgtttggaaatatttggtttcctttattccaaTTTTCGGAAACtctctttccttttgtgtgatttttggtcaataatatgcttccttatttagcatatattgtctcattttgtttataaaggaaacaaagtttattgcaaatattcggtacttacccaaagttatttttggattatttgctgatatattttcgtgcagctcaaggattgcaatcaggaaactggttcttaatgtcattaattattgtttccttttcgagcttgttttgatccgtcacaggtctgagctgtccccaccgatatcacATCTGTCGGATTAGCATCTTCTAACTAAGGCAACTctttgacaatcaagaataacgtttgtgattcttgcctttattagaagaattctttctctgcctttgtgagcacgaaaaagactctataaatagggctctaaaggcagtgagaaaagtgaactctttggtgcattatttgtgagctttattataatatttgtgagagttcttctttgtattcaagatcataagtattaacgtgatcttgtagaattatgtgtgtttagtttttagtggtgagcttataccatgttcatgagtgaatacacattgtaatttgaacacagcgtttgtagtcttcgggagaagattttttacaagccttgcgtcaggAGGATGCAAtcactcgctgaccattgaagggagttcaagtggttgagcgtttcaatcaagatcagattagtgaagagaagtacaacaagttgcggcaaatctcaagagggagtcttgttttgtttaagtcaatgtttttgtacttgtgattctttattaattggttttattctctgggcatggccccaaggagtaggttatccgaaagggtttatgaaccttgtaaaaattcgttgtgttctttattcttttgcactgtctttttattgtgttcaggtTCTGTCGTgataagtttggtttctgtcccgacagaactgtattctgtgcaaacagttaattaccattccgcactttaattaattcacttggtttaattaatttggtaattactaaaaacggaatttcactaATAAACAAGAGTGAATCCTAGAGATTGAATTTGTATGTGAGGCTAAGTGTAGCCACTTAGGGTCAGTTTGGTATAGATGTGTTGTTGGGAAAAGCAACTGTAGTTGTATTGTGGGGAAAATCAGCTGCAGATATGCTGTGGGGAAAAACTGCTGAGTGTTTGGTAAATTATAGATTTTAAAGTGTTGTGAGTTAGAAAAGCTATAATAGAGTGTTTGGTAAACTATATGATTAAAGTGTTGTTAAATATTAAAAGACTAAAATAggtgttatatttattttattaaaataaattcacacatactaAATAGTTTTCAATattaatattgtatttatttaaacatgttaaaattaaaatatattttttgataatgcactaataaagtgatcatcaacaaaaatattatattatataatatacacatataattgtatatatattattgataattttgcaaaatagacaaaggagatttggagagagaatcaaaatggaggctaggttttcattatgtcaaaagaGATGAGaataagagtacaagagcaacaaaatatatagccaaaataatgagaggctaaaagactaaactacccttacataataataaaacttatattattaacatcccccctcaaactcacGATGCATTTGCGGAAGCATTGAgagtttgctaactaagaaacgAAAACGAGAAATAGTATGAGCCTTCGTAAACAAGTCGGCAATCTGCAAGCGGAAGTGACAAATGGTAAAATAATGGTCCCATTCTGATAGTGCTGATGAGTAAGATGACaatctatctcaatatgtttcGTGCGCTCATGAAAAACAGAGTTGCGAGTAATCTGAATAGCACTAACATTGTCACAATGCATCAGAGTGGGATCTAAGAGAATAACACCCATATCAGCAAGTAACCAACACAACCAAACAATTTCAGTGGTAGTGGAGGCCATGGCACGATATTCTGCTTCTGTAGACGATCGAGAGACAACAGTCTGTTTTTTACtcttccaagaaataagagaatctcccaaaaatatacaaaaaccagtggtagatttgcgatcagtacaatcaccaccccaatctgcatctgagtaGGCATGTAACTCTAAATTAGAAGTAGATGGAAAAAGCAGACTCTGAAATTGAGTTCCCCGAAGATATCGAAGAATACGAAGCACAGCTGCCCAATGAATGGTAGTGGGAGATGCAACAAACTGACTGACAATGTGAACTGCATAAGCGATGTCTGGCCTGGTGATAGTAAGGTACACTAAGCTACCAACCAAAGTGTGATATAGAGAGGGATCTGACAAGGCAACACCATCAGATGAAGAATACCTGGCATTAGGCTCAAGAGGGGTATCAACAGTGTGAGCATCAGAGAGACGAGCCTGATCGAGAATATCAGCAATGTACTTAGATTGAGAAAGAAGATAGCCACGAGGAGAGTAAGCtacttctatccctaaaaagtacCGTAGGGAACCCAAATATTTCATCTCAAATTCACGAGTCAAGTGCGTTTTCAACTCCGTTATCCCATTCGCATCATCACCGGTGATAATCAT contains the following coding sequences:
- the LOC133789669 gene encoding lysine--tRNA ligase, chloroplastic/mitochondrial-like; this translates as MTHSANQLQETYKNLENGEEMNGEQDNVSIAGRIVARRAFGKLAFVTLRDDSGTIQLYCEKARFLSDQFDELKNLVDIGDILGASGSIKRIEKGKY